GACATGCAACACACGCCGAACGTCCAGCACGCCGACATCGTCCTGCCGGCGTCGCACTGGTTCGAACGCGAGGACGTCACCGGCTCGTGGACCCAGCCACACGTTCGCTACCGCGAACCGGCACACGAGCCGCTCTGGGAGTCCAAAAGCGACCACTGGATGCTCACCCGCCTGGCCGAGCGGCTGGGATACGGCGAGCACTTCGACCGCGACCGCGAGACGACGCTGCGCAAGATCCTGGACGCCGAGGATCGGTTCACGCTCGAAGACCTTCGCGAGAAGGGGACCTTCTTCGACGACAGCGCTCCCGAGATCATCTGGCAGGGCGAGTTCAACACCCCGAGCGGTCGGCTGGAAATCTACGACGAGGACGCCCCCAGCGAGGACGGCACCTCGCTGGAAGTCCCGGTCCCGATGGAGAGCCGAACCGACGAGGATCACGAACTCGCCGACGAGTATCCGCTGACCTTCTTGCAGAAACACAGTCGGTGGCGGATCCACTCGCAGTTCGGCCGGATGCCCCGGATGCGACAGATCGAACCCGAGCCTGTCGTGGACATCAACCCCAGCGACGCCGAGGCTCGCGGCATCGACGACGGCGAGTACGTCCGCATCTACAACGACCGCGGCGAGGTCGTGGTGAAGGCGCGCTACAACGAGGGGTACCGACCCGGGATGGTCAACGTCAACCAGGGCTGGTGGGGCGACGACTACGTCCGCGGCCACCACAACGACCTGACGCACACGGACGTCAGCGACGCCATCGAGAACTTCGCGTTCTACGACACTCGCGTCGAAGTCGAGTCGGCACCGGACGACATCGATACCAGCCAGTACACGGACCCCGAACGGGCCGCGTGGCTCGACGGGTACCCGGACGGAGGTGAGAACGCATGACCAACTACGGAATGGTGATCGACCAGGAGCGATGTATCGGCTGTCAAGCCTGTGCGACGAGTTGCATGGAAGAGAACAACGTGGGTCTGGGCCAGGCCTGGAACCGCGTGCTCACTGAAGGCGGTGACAACATCGAGACCCCGGCCGGAAGCTACCCCGAAGACGGTGGCGACGGGACCGGGACGATGTCGATGGACTTCCAGCCGACGGCCTGTCAGCACTGTGAGAACGCACCCTGCGTGAAAGTCTGTCCGGTCAACGCGACCTACACGCGCGACGACGGGATCGTCGAGATCGACTACGACAAGTGTATGGGTTGCCGCTACTGCATGGCGGCCTGCCCGTACAACGCACGGGTGTTCAACTACGACGAACCCGACCACGTCCCCGACGAGGGGACCGGGAACGTCCCGAAACGGCCGCAGGGCGTCGTCGAGAAGTGTACGTTCTGCAGCCACCGCGTCGAGCAAGACCTCGATCCGGCCTGTGTGGACGCCTGCCCCGCCGACGCGCGGATCTTCGGCGACCTCGACGACGAGGAAAGTACCGTCTCGAAGTACGTCAACAAGTACGAGACCCACCGGCTCCTCGAAGATCTGGAGACGAAACCGAGCACGTACTACGTGCGCGGGGAGATGACCCCCGGTCGACAGCGTTCCGGCAAGGAACTGGAGGGGACGGAGAAAAAACGTCAGGCCGTGCCCGACGGAGGTGACGACCAATGAGCGAGACCACCAGTACGGACGGGTTCGGCACGCCCGGGAAGGTCTGGCTCGGCACGCTCGTCGTGCTCGTCGTGGCCGGGCTGTTCGCCTGGTTCTACCAGCTCAGCGAAGGACTCGCAGTGACCGGGATGAACAACGTGTTCTCCTGGGGGCTGTACATCATGCTGTTCGTGTTCTTCGTCGGCCTCTCGGCCGGCGGACTGATCATCTCCAGCGTGCCCAAGTTCTTCCATTCGGATCGCTACGACTCGATCGCGGCGCTGGGCGTGCTGGTCAGCTTCGCCTGCATCGTCGTCGCAGGGCTGCTGATCATCCCCGACCTCGGGCGACCGCTGAAAGCGATCGGCTTCCTGCTGTCGCCGGACTTCCGGTCGCCGATGGTCTGGGACTTCGCAATCGTCATCGTCTACGGCCTGTTCACGGCCGGGTACTTCTGGCTGCTGACCCGGCGCGATCTCGCCGCACGCGGCTCGCGACTGGCCTTCGGTGTGAAAGACACCGCGGCCGGCCGCAAGCGGGACAAGAAGCTGAGCTTCTGGGCGGCCGCGATCGCCATCCCGCTGGCGGTCGCGCTGCACTCGATAACCGGCTGGATCTTCGCGCTACAGATCGGCCGTGGTGACTGGTTCAGCCCGCTGGTCGCGCCGATGTTCATCATGAAGGCGCTGGTCTCCGGGCTGGCGCTGATGCTGGTCGTCGCGGTCCTGGCCGACCGATTCACGCGGTTCGAGCTGTCCCGCGAGCTGGTTCCGGAACTCGGCAAAGTACTGGGAATCTTCGTCGCGGTCCACATCGTCTACCTGCTGGCGGCCGAGCGCCTCCCGCACGCGTGGGCAGA
The Halapricum salinum genome window above contains:
- the dsrO gene encoding sulfate reduction electron transfer complex DsrMKJOP subunit DsrO; this encodes MTNYGMVIDQERCIGCQACATSCMEENNVGLGQAWNRVLTEGGDNIETPAGSYPEDGGDGTGTMSMDFQPTACQHCENAPCVKVCPVNATYTRDDGIVEIDYDKCMGCRYCMAACPYNARVFNYDEPDHVPDEGTGNVPKRPQGVVEKCTFCSHRVEQDLDPACVDACPADARIFGDLDDEESTVSKYVNKYETHRLLEDLETKPSTYYVRGEMTPGRQRSGKELEGTEKKRQAVPDGGDDQ
- the nrfD gene encoding NrfD/PsrC family molybdoenzyme membrane anchor subunit, producing MSETTSTDGFGTPGKVWLGTLVVLVVAGLFAWFYQLSEGLAVTGMNNVFSWGLYIMLFVFFVGLSAGGLIISSVPKFFHSDRYDSIAALGVLVSFACIVVAGLLIIPDLGRPLKAIGFLLSPDFRSPMVWDFAIVIVYGLFTAGYFWLLTRRDLAARGSRLAFGVKDTAAGRKRDKKLSFWAAAIAIPLAVALHSITGWIFALQIGRGDWFSPLVAPMFIMKALVSGLALMLVVAVLADRFTRFELSRELVPELGKVLGIFVAVHIVYLLAAERLPHAWADSFGFWSITSGFLVGDTLSFWLWTLVGGVIPLALLVLPSLRRQVWAVFTASVFAIVGILFEGVNLIFTGYDQLNIDAAPGVTTGTDYLNYGSNVWATSGSYTPTIVELLISLGLVALGALIVTLGLRFFPVFPDETVETHTRRERPDAAAADGGQARTDGGTDE